gctcctgctgcgtCCTGTAGTCCAGCCATGCAGGTGGGAGCCAGtaggaaagtggggaaatggcagctacaggcaggggggggaaggggcagcaagcaggCATGTGGGGCCcacccacaacagccccccacaaaccccatacacacccacgtgctccctcaccccacacctattcccagagacccccccccccacaaacctatatcccccaatatacaaaaataagacttcattttaagctattgtgcaatcccTTCTGCGTACACTACACAACCATGTAAATCAggataaagattaaaaaaaatatatatcaaattaatgaatgttgtagatgtttgctttttataaatttggtatttttctggtacTGAGATGGCAAAACACATttctgaaaggagtacttcctggggCAAGGGGGGGACTGCTTGCAGCAAAGGtcagggcaggacttctggtcccaagacagtgaccagggggcagggaacctgtcaaggggcagggctacccacacagcccttgacagcttgccaaaaaaCTCAGGAAGTGGCcatccgcctgaaataattgcccatccctgttagACAGATAGTAAAATGAGATACTTTAAATAGTCATGATGCGGATTTGAGCAGGAAGGTGGAACTATGTGACtttctgtggtcccttccaacccttttcTTCTATAATTATACAACTGGCCCCATCTGCCAGTTGTCCCCACAGGACAAAACCTGAAGGCTTGGGACATTGCATTTGGACTAGGAAATTACAGCAGATGCTGTGGGATGTAGCTGTTGATTTTGGAGTTGTGGCTGCCGATTCCTATCACCCTGGCTCTCTTTTGTCTGCTTCCTTAGTTaaaggatagagaaaaaagccAAATCCATACTCCTGTGATTCTGTCCCTTTGTGCTCTCAAACTACATGCCAAGTCATCACAGAATTGTGCAAGTGCATCTTCTTGAGCTACAGATACTCTAGAAAGGAGAAACATCTAGAGAAAAGAGGGACCAGATGTTGTTTGAGCTGACGGACCTCACAGGGCTGTACAAAATACTCCTGAAGGAGCAGCTTGCTCTACAGTGACTTTGCCATTGCAGGCCTTATTCTCCCCTTTTGCAGACAGTACCAACTGAAGCTGGTCTTTTGCAGTTCTGGTGTAAGAGCAGTTTCTACCAAGATGGGCATGATGCTTTGAACTTAACAATGGACTGTGCTATTAAAGTATCCCCATGAGACTGGGTACATCTTGTAACATGGCAGAGCAGTGGGAAGTTACTGTGTCTGAATCTGCAGATTTTGTTAAGTAGCAAGGAAGAGAAATTCCAAAGGCACATAGGCAGAGTCAAGTTCATACATATttggtgagagacaggcagggtgGCGATGACTGTAGCAGGTAAATGGTTcatttattccccctcccccccagcctgtctttcacccactgactcctcaaaaTTTACAACATTCAccgactgcctttcttgcatgcataccagcatctggcctctttactattcattccatccaggaagagaacataccaactacagatgcttcttcagcctgatgaagggtttttaaacccaaaagcttgctaagaatccccccccccccccccaaactatttggttgggctaataaaagataccacatttacccaaagaaccttgtctgccaggaaGTAGAAAGACACTTTTAGAAATACTTCTAAGGATCTCAGGTCCAGGGGAACACAAATGACAGCCCTTGGCCTTGTATAACAGTTAAAAGTCACCTGGTGTCCTTCTCAAGAGATCTTTGTCTATGTTAAAGGTGTTTTTCAAATATTTCCAACTCCTGTCAACACCAGTGCAGTGTCACTAGAGGCTAGAAACCCTGCCTTGCCTTGATTACCAGAACATTGCTTAAGTGCCTGCTGCTCCATGCAAGCCTGTACCAAGGGAACTTAAAACCAGCAGGGTACTTACAATCAGCTGCCAGCAGACTGcaagctggaattccagcacaggGAAGACTAGTCCAGCTCTCTTGCTGGTAAATGCAGAGTGTTTCAAGCTTAGACAGGACCCAGTTGCCTGTTAACAAACAGAGGTGGGTTTGTTCCAAGTAGCCAAGATGGTAAATAGCAAGATGGTTTTAGTCAGCAGAAATAACATCTCTGCTTGACTCTGGAACAGGACCAACTTTTTTGCAGCATCATTTTAACATGAGGTTGTGAACTCAGAAGCTGGCTTCTGAACTACCATGAGAGCAGATAAGGCTCCTAACAGAGCTGGGAAACAGCTATATTTCTCCAGGTCACAAGTACTAGCAAACATTGGGAGAAGAGGGATTTGTTTTAAAGGGAGGAATCATTTTCATGCTTTTCTTACCCAGCCTCAAGGAGGGATGTGTAATCAAGAGTAGTCTGACTTCTACTTGAAGTTGCTAGTATGAAGCTATAGTACCTTAAATTCTCTCATGCTCTTTTGGGAGAACACAGGAGAAGGTTCAGCTGATCTACAGTTGCACTTCAGATTCATTTCCAGATTAGAGAATCCAACTTCTACTACTCCTTAACAGTGACTGTCAGAGCAGGCTGTAAGTGAATGCAAGACATTACTGTAGCGAGAgtgattttgtgctgcagaagcctgccagctcaggcttCTGAATtaagggcaggggcaaggcagtgTAATTTAATTGTCTGCTACTTAAAACAGGCTGCAGAGTGACTGAGTGAATCCTAGCCCACTGGCTGCATACTAAGTGTGACAAGGCAAAGGCATGACTTCTAGACCAGAAGAATCACTGACCCAGCCCTGATTTCTTCACGTGGAAGGTAGTGTCCTACCCCAGGGGAAAGGGGAACTCCTTTTGTTGACAGGGCCTTAGACACTATTAAAAAAAGGAGTTTCAGAAGAGCTTAGTGTTAAAGTTAAGCTGCTGGATATGACAGCTTCTATGCTTTCCATGGCTCagcatgtattaaaaaaaaaaaaaaaaaaaaaagattcatagattgtagagtcagaagggactacaatggatcatcgtgtctgaccccccacccctggcaggaagggcaggcagcCTACAGCACCCAGGactcccaggcggtctcccatccaggtattgggcctgggcctgcttaGCTTCTGAGATCGGATGCAATCAGTACAGTCAGGCTGTAGGCAGGTGGGAGAATAGGGCTGTCAAATATACaactccaggcacagctctccACAATGCTCTCCTGTGGTTGCCATCAGGGTCTCtggcctccccttccctcctcaagCTTTTacttcctccccctgcctcagggaAGGTGGGAAGgtagggggaggaaagcaggaaGGGTCATGGGCACAGTCCCTGGCcattcagaagttggacagctctgtatTCAAGGCAGCTACTGCGAGACAAGGTTAACTACAGAGATGCCTCCTGATACTTGGtgctcccccatcccacccagcAGAAGCCAAGACAGATCACagattgtgtgtatgtatacgaCTTAttctccaaacttttttttttttttttaaagcttccaaacaaaaaaccccaagccaaaacaaacaaacccacaatTTTGACTCATTGCACATCTGTACTAAACGCTTGCACCATCTGCTTCTTCTGTAATTAGTCCCTCAGAGCACGAGTCCTCAGCCAGCTTGATTCTGGAGCAGCAGCCACTGTGGAGGAAGAAGCCCAGGCACAGCACCACTAGCACTGAAACCATAAGCAGGACACCAATAGCTGCAagacaggaggtgggggaaagttTCAAGAAGCAGCCATACCTGTGGCAATTTAGTAATCCAAGGCCCTTCCCTTCCAATATAAGATAGAAAAAAGGTAGTTAGTCATGTttggctgaaaaaaaatcaggcagaaggccaTCAACTAGTACATCTCTACCCCAACCTCTGCCTCTTATATGGTGAGGGTTCCTTGCTGAACACTGCTTTTATATGCACATAGCTTGGGTACAGGTTTCATGCACAGATTAATTAAACCCATAAGGCCTAGTCAACCCAAGGCAAGGGCTTCTCCCACCATCCCTCCCCACTCTAGGAGCATGTCAAGGCAATTAATTCTTACTACTTTTACCCTAGAGCTCTCACAGGTGAAGCACCTGACGGCCTGTCTGTGAGAAACATCATATTAACTGGCTAGTACAACTTGAAAAAACAGCCTTCTGTCTTCATGGAAGGATACTACTCTAGTGTACTTTTTGGTAGGTCAAGGCTCTCAGCTGCCTGTTAAGGCTGTGTGCCAAGAGACTTGAAGGCAATATGTGGGCAAAGGCAGCACCTCTCCATAGGAGAGCCAGACACCCACAGCATTTCAAATTAAGGTATTGAGACCAAGAATACAGGTCAGTGAGAGGAGGCATATCTGGAGGGATTGTGGCTACAGTTCATATATCCCATCTTTTCAGCAATTAGATGGAGAATTCTCTTGAacaaggaggcaggcagttcacatGAATGTTTCTCCTCTCTACTTCCCAATTTGGTAAACGCTCAGCCGACAACTCCTAGCTTTACAGGCAGCAAGTCACCAGCTAGAAGAGGACATATTAACCCTTCCTCACTATACTCCAGACACCCTAATTCCATCAAGTCGAAGCTCCAAGTCACAAAATTAAGTGAAGATAGTTACCTTTATAACGGTTGACTGCAAGAGAGCCATTTGTAGCTTCCGGTCTTTGGAGCTGGTTTCTGGATCTTCAAGGGCCCAAGTACAACAGCATGGATAAGCCCCCCTTTCTCTGTAGAGTCTTAGGATAAAAGACAAACCTGAAAGTTTCTCAACAGCTGTGAACAAAAGGCTGTATTCTTCAAGCCTGAAAAGCAGGCTTCTCCTGTAGGCAGTGAAAGTACTACAAAACACTTCTgccttgcccagggctgccctaCACAGGTTTCAAGTGCTTTTTATCTGCAGAATGACCAGCTAGCCAGCTGCAGTCTGCCATTAGGTGGAtaattggtggggggggggggaaaaaaacaaaaccagcaccacccacccatcCCAGATCATTTGCTTTGCCCTAGTGAAGGATTGGAGCAAGAGTGATACATATGCTTTAAGTGACAGTTATCCAAGATATTGGAGTCAAGATGCTAGACTACAGGAGTCATATTTGAAGGCAAAAAGCTTCTCACTCAGAGACCACAGAAGAGCTGCATGTTTGGAGGTGAGGGGCTGAGAAGGGAGAAGTCTCCACTCTATTTCTCTGAACCTTAGTTGCCATGTTCAAGCTGCTAAATCTTGATAGGACACCATCTCCCCCATAGTGCCATAGACCTCAGGTCAAAAGGAGTCCTTACCTTCTAGGGCTCTCTTGTGGCGCAAGCCTGTTTCTTGGCAGAGAGAGTCACAGCAACCACACATGTTACTTAGAATAGGATTATCCAGGAGTTCCCACCTGTTAGATGGGAGCAGTAGGAAAGGACCGAGTGAAGATTAGATGTCTTAAAGCAAAGGAGAGGAGGCAAGTCTCAGGGTATTGCTAGGTCTGCCTGCTCAGTTCCCAGGCATCTCTCAATTTAAGAATCTTTCACAAAgtctgagagaaaaataaataaataaaaatcaattctTTGCTTTTAGCAGTAGCTGGTATGTTGGCTGTTTAGAGCAGAATGAAAGAGACTTGAAACTTGATGCAACAGGGGTGTGCTCTTGCAAGTAAAGTGGAGAAAGCATGGATTGCAAATACAAATGGGAGCATTCTTACTTGTGAAGAAAGGATTTGGAAGAGTTACAAGACTTCTCATGGTAAAATGGGAGGAATTTTGTCCCTCACCCTCAACCAAGACTtagctttgctggttgcttttATGACTGAACCTTGAACTTGGTTTTGTTAAGCTTATTCCAACAAATAACCCTTATATAATAAGGCCTGGGAATAATGCCTTCCATTGCAAAGATTTAGAGGCACTGTATCTTTACATCATGTCAATCATTTTCACACTCTCTCTCAAATGTCCAAAAGTTATACGTCCAATCTTGATTGGATATATTGATCCATTCCAGTTAGATACGGGTTACTGTCATGCTTGGAACAAGTAAGGTTGGTAGTACATCTGAAGCCATATAAAATTCACTAGCCAGCTCCAAACCAAACATTTGCAGTTAGGCAATCCTGAAAAGGGTTTTTAAACACTTCCAAAGCTAATAAACCTGGAACGCATTCACCTTTAGCCCTTATGACAGCCAATATCAGACAGAAGAGCAAGTGGACCAAAGTTATCGTGGGCTCAGGTGGGCAAAACCACTTTGTTACCAGCAGAAGAGTGCACCTGAGGCATGCCAACATGCCACGTGGGACAGACTCTGTTCAAGCTTGCCATGCAGAACAGACTATGTTCAAGCTTCTTTTAACACTTTCTTGAAACGCAGGTCATTCAGTTGATGTTCCTCCTCCCACAACAGCCCTTACCTATTTGTGTCCCTGTGGAATGAGCAGGCCTTCCTAGTGGGGTGCATGAGCACTTGGGGGTCCCAGACCAGCACCTGGCAGTGAAGATAGATCTgcaaagcaggggaaagggaaagagatggCTTAACTACCAATTAGAAAGGAACAGGCTCCATAGATGCATACTTGGGGAAAAACAAGGAGACTTCATTTAAACATGGGTCTCTTTTAAACAGCAGCTATGAGTCTCTGGGTTCTAGTAACAGAGGTGGATGTGGCAGATACCCATGTAAAGTCTTTGAATTGGTGACTGCATTAGATCCATTATGAACCTATGCTTCTTGCCAGTCAGAAGACTTGTGGGGCTCCCAGACTACTGCCTAGTGGGGGCTCACGTACCAGATGATTAATGCTATGTCTGATGCCATGTCAAAGGATAGACTGTGTGAAGCTCCTGCCGTTTCCTGAGGGAAGCATCTTGGGAGGTAAGTTACACTGCTACAAACTATGGGAGGACTATGACAGAGAGGAGCCAATGACTCAGCCCTCTTTCACTAGAGTTTTGGACAGCAGGAGATTTCTCATACAGACAGGACCACACATTTCTTAGTTTGGCGATGATAGATTACTAAACTAGATGGTACAATAAAAAGCTGCAAAAATTTTTTTCTGTGTAGACCTATAGTAGTTGCAGCCAGAGACTAGCTTTAAATAGTCCTGGCTAGAAACATCTCCGGTATAATTCAAGTTGATCCAGGTACTTATACATTTTTTCTACAAGACGTCTCGACACCAGAAGCGGCATCTCAGGATGCGAGTTACTTACATCTGAGTCCACACCAACAAATCCAAAAGCCTGCAGGGAAAGACTGATAGCTTCAGGAGCCTTTCTGGGCAGAAAATGGGAGTTTGACACTTTACCTTCCACAAAACACCTGAAACAGAAAGGCTGGATAAATCAAATCAAGGCCACAGCAATTGCATCTGAATAGACAATAATTGTTTGGCCCTGATCTACTtggctgttctctctctctctcacacaaagTCTTTAAGTTGTTGAAACTGTGTTCAAAGTGAGTGAACTATTTCTGAGCAGTGTCTACCCAAGGTTTCAGCAAGTTAACCTACAGTAGTGatgccattggggggggggggggggggtctaaatTTAGTGCACCTATGGCTGCCAGTGATCAagccaaccacctgccttctaTCATCTTCATTTGCCAATAAGCTACACCTTATTAGTTAAGGCAGGAGGCAGGTCTGAAATAAATATTTGATCAGTAGAAGTTATTTAGGAGCCTTCAGATATTAAACATATTCAGTCAAGATGCTCATGTGATTGCCTGAACTCTACAGTTTCCAAGCTAAACAGATTTCATGAGTTGCCTGAGCAGCAGATAGTTACCCGTGGTTTGCAATAATGCTGTAGCTCCTGGGAGATCTGTGGAGTTCTGCGGTTGTGGTGGCCATGCACTCATCCACAAAAATCTGCAGAGGCTGGTGGAAGAAACTCTGTACAGCAAACTCTATATGAATCTGAGAGCCCAGGGGAAAGACTGGGGAGTCTGAAGGGGCACTGAAGTCCCCTGCAAGGAAACAGGATTTTGTATTTAAAGATCATTTCACAGGCTGCTTGTGATACATGTCACAGAATGAGACTTCCAAGTAGTCAAAGCCTTTTGCAAATGTATGTAGAGTCTTTTGGGGAAGGAAAATTAGTGTTCTCCAGTATTAGGCTCATGAATGCCTGCCAAGATAGCTAGCAAGCTCTTCAGCTCTTTCCCTCTAACTCCTATGATAAGTTATCACAAAAAGGTAGTCCCTCCTGGATGTTACCAGagtgggaggatttttttttttttaggcaaaaaagaaaactaaCAAACCCAGTGCCCTGAGTGCAAGGCTGAAGACAAGACAAGTGACAGAGGAAGAAAGTCTCGGGTCGGTTTCATGAGTCTTCTACAAAAGAAGTGGCAGCACCCACACCACCTTAAGAGGGGGTAAATTAGGTCTAGTTTTAGGACACTGTTTAATAGTGTTGGAAACAGGCAGCTCAGTTAGGGTGGCTCTGTGCACTAGAGATCATGGGGAAATCTGATGGTAGCACCCAGCCTTTCAGTAAGAGTAGTCTTACCGTTCATTAGCATCACCTTGAACATCAGTACACTGGAGGCAGACAGCTGACCAGTAACTGAGGATATATTTGTACGAGTCAAGGATTTTGCACTAGGAAGAAATACATTATTAGAAAGTTGGTAGGAGTTAGCAAGAATTTACCCTTCAGAAATTCTAAGTCTAACAGGCACAGAAACTAGAAGAATCCTGAACTGAGTAAGGCCAGCTTGCCAGCCTATCCTTGAGCCATGCTAGAATGGTTAGATTACCTTTCTTTCCCAAAGCCATGCAGCATACAAGGAACTGCTGCCAGATTCTTTTTTACATCCTGGGATTTAAAGCAAGTTTAGTACATGACCAAAACCCAAGAGTAGTTCTGCCAACTAGTACAGCTTTGGCCTACTGGTTAGCATCTCCTTCAGCAGTCAAAGAAATAGGTCACCTACATCAGCTGGTTTAAGTCTTCCCTTATCCAGCTTGTATCACTACTCATGCTTGTGAAGGACTAATTTCTCATTAGTGGAGCTCACGGTAATTTGGGGATTTTCACTTAGGCATCATACTAGTAAGCTCAAGTGCTGGCAACTTACTCATAATCAGTGCAGTTTATTCTTTCAGTGAAGGAGGTGGCGTAGTATCTGCCTCTCCCAGAGAGGGGCCTATAGGCCAGGTCGGTGAAGTGCTCAAGCACATTCCCAGAAGTCTGTAGGGATCAGGGAAAATGGAAATTAGAGCAATCGTGTTCCCACTTTCTCCTCCAGGCCACAGACTGAGGGCTAAAATTCTTCACAGGAGTGTGTTTGCACTCCTGATGAACTACATCCAGAAACATTGCTGATCAGCCCTTGCCTTGGTAAGACAGACATTGGTCACTGACTTATCaacaaaagacagaaagaaagacagaaagaaagacagaaagaaagacagaaagaaagacagaaagaaagacagaaagaaagacagaaagaaagactcAACAGGGGCTAAACTGCACAGGTCTCTCAAGCAGTTAATATTTCTCTTCCATGGATACTAGACAACTTACTCTGTCCTTATGGTTCCAGGACCATGAATTTCTCACTCCACATTTAAAGCAATAGTACAGAAAGGAGCATTCAGATAGTAAATCTAAATGATCATCTCAGTGGGAGATATTGGTGAGGCCCAGATCCTCCATGTATTTAAGCATATCACTCCTGTTAAAAATCTGTGCAAGTTTGGTGCCTAAAATCCCTTTAAGGATCAGAGCCTTTGCTCCTTTCTCACTTCTAGCCCAGCAAATAGCTGTAGGAGTTTTCCTATTACAGCTGCTCTGTCAGATAGCATTTCCACCCTCATGCACTCCCCAAACTAGAAAGAGAAGCTACTTTCTAGAGGCATTTGAAGAGCCCACAACTCCAAGCAAAGGTGAAGCTCAAGGCCTCTGCTCATCTAAGGAGCTACCAGACTCACCAGCTGTGAGAAATTGCAGTCCTTCAGGTCATACTGAAAGTGCAGAAGGCCCTGTTGGATGTTGATGATAGAGTAGGGGCAGCTGCCCAGATGCAGGAATTGTGGATCAAGCATGAGGCCAGCTCCCTGGGGGTTCAGGTGTATGGTCAGGTGGATGCTGGTTTTATTGCACTCATAGGATACAGAGTAATTGGACACACTCCTTCTGCCTACAGGAAGATGCGGTCTTGTGAGCTGGCAAAAATGCTTATGTACATTCCATCTCCCCAAAACTATCTAATCCCATTCTCTAGGCTATTTATAACAGGGTGctttgctctccccccccccggccttttttttggtttcctttccCCCCCTTTCTCCATCAATATGGTGGGGGAGTGagttcagcagggctgggggtgtgcctggggcccagggtgggaaTGCACAGCTGTAGGGCCCAAGTGGGGAGAGGGATAGAGCCACAggaagctcatccaggggtggtGAAGGTgcgggctccctgccactgtgcacacttaCTGGGAGAGGGGGTACAcatgctccccagatttgtgcatagggTAGGGGTAGATACAGGCTGGCAGCTGCAAGCTtgggactccctgccctgctgccctccctttgggggcctctgcagcccagcaggtgggacccgcatggcatggcagggcagggaggctcagtgccactgccaggagcctcACACCATCatggtgaggcatcccctgcccacccagaagcagtgggggtggcagcactgagttgtgtcccccactgctgccaggtaggcagggggcatctcaccatggcagcacagggctcccagctgctgttctgccctgccacaatgggtcccacctgccaggctgtggaggcccccaggggcaggcagcagggcagggagccaagagcccacagctccccctgctcccccaggctttACCCAGCCATGtcacctgtgggggaggggaagccagggTCCACATTTTGCTTCTCCCCAGTGGCTGTCACCTCCCATGAGCAGCAGCCGGGGcctggacccaggtccctggccctgtaggcCTGGCAGCCGGGGgccccccctccagcaggggtggggtggggagtgaggggcagtggcatgggcagggcaccagatacatatcagagctgctcagcgGCACAGAGCAGTTGGGGGAaagagggcagctgcagctggactcatgtcttgggggcaaggggagctctgattttccatgataaaaaacccaaaatcaaatgcctaaGTTTATAGGcatttataatttaattttattatagtgactgaggcactggtaggcttccaaagttGTAGTTATAAAATTGATAAAACATTGCATTTAACTGATACCTCTCTATAGagtggcattttgttttaattgcagaaaaatacaGGGGTGGGGGCGTTAATCAGAAAATtggctatttttaaaaatggagaaaactaggatcccttgCAATTATTCTTTCCAGGCTACATTAGGGCAGGGTCCTGAAGTGGACACCTCACAGCAAGGAAGTGTTCCAGTCCTACTGAAATTAGTCTGTTACAGAAAGGGGTGTGGGAAGTCAGGTTTTAGAAATAGCCCAGGAGTTACTCATACATTAGGTTTCTATATCTAGATGCTTAACAGTTAAGAACAGAAGTACATGGTCAAAGCAAACAGCTTCTATAGGGAAGGAGTATGCAGTGTTGCCAGCTCCAGTTGTTTTAGGTGAAGACTTACAATATTTGATGGTTTTATAGAAAGACCAGGTCTGGAATTTGGATTTTCATGAGACAGACCTCTCATTCACAGGAAACCAAAAAAACATGACCCAAGAACATACACAAAGGGCAGAAGCCCAGAtagcagggtttttttgtcttttttttttttttgtaaatggttTTGAATTTTGAGCCAGTTTTGAGGTTTTTCAAGCACTTTTGCTACAAAACACTAGACCCCAGCTCAGAGCTACAGGAACTCCCCAGATAGGGAACTTACCTCTCTGAGCAGCAAACACTGAACTCCAAGCAAGTACCACCAGTAACTCTTTCCACAGCCCCATGATGCCAGACTCACTGTCCTAATACAGGAACATATATTCTCAGAAAAAATTATAGATCTATATCTTCTGATAGACAACCTCTGTGATCAGTGCCAGTTACTTATACTCCACAACCCTCCCAGTCAAGAcctgctgagcccagcagccagcacaggtgctaggaATTCCTCATTTGTTTCAATCAGGAAAGATCCCGGCCCAGTTGACAGAGCAGCTTCCAGTTCCCACTCATAAGCAAATCCTATTGTTTGCTGCAAACCCcgcccctgctaaaccaagcccagtgtgatgggcaagtttgtttttaccctgaaataaaatagttttctatagca
Above is a genomic segment from Alligator mississippiensis isolate rAllMis1 chromosome 10, rAllMis1, whole genome shotgun sequence containing:
- the LOC102564601 gene encoding zona pellucida sperm-binding protein 3, with the translated sequence MGLWKELLVVLAWSSVFAAQRGRRSVSNYSVSYECNKTSIHLTIHLNPQGAGLMLDPQFLHLGSCPYSIINIQQGLLHFQYDLKDCNFSQLTSGNVLEHFTDLAYRPLSGRGRYYATSFTERINCTDYDAKSLTRTNISSVTGQLSASSVLMFKVMLMNGDFSAPSDSPVFPLGSQIHIEFAVQSFFHQPLQIFVDECMATTTAELHRSPRSYSIIANHGCFVEGKVSNSHFLPRKAPEAISLSLQAFGFVGVDSDIYLHCQVLVWDPQVLMHPTRKACSFHRDTNRWELLDNPILSNMCGCCDSLCQETGLRHKRALEDSTEKGGLIHAVVLGPLKIQKPAPKTGSYKWLSCSQPL